The uncultured Mailhella sp. genome segment AAGCTTTGTCCGGCGCCATTACGCCCAGTGCCGTCCCTGAACCCTATAGGTCGCCGTCAGCTTCAGGCCGTGCTTTATGCAGGGGCATCCATCCTGTCCACTCCGTTTTTCCCGTTTTATCGTACGCATCGTCCGTACGGCCATTTGAAGGAGCTCTTCAGCGGCTGGATACCGCACTTTTTCACGCGCCGCCACCGCATGAAGCTGTCGGAAAAGGCGTTGTCGCATCTCAATGATGCGCCGTTTTTTCTTTTTCCGCTTCAGCTCGACTCCGATTCACAGGTGCGGCGCTATTCGCCGTTCAGCGGAATGAAGGAAGCCATTGCCTGGGTGATGACTTCCTTTGCCAGAGACGCGCCCAAAGAGACGCATCTTGTCATCCGCAATCATCCTCTGGACAGCGGACTCATCCGATACGACCGGTTCATCCGCAGTTTCAGCGAGGCGTGCGGCATAGAGAAGCGCGTGATTTTTGTAGAGAGCGGCAACGGCATGGACATGATACGAAAAAGCCGTGCCGTGGTGCTTTTGAACAGCACCATGGGCATGCAGGCGCTGGAGCAGGGCAAGGCGGTGTACTGCGTGGGCAAGTCCATCTACGCCATACCTGGACTTGCACAGAGCGTAGAAGACATGCCGCTTGCCCGTTTCTGGAAGGAATTTCGTGCGCCGGACATGGGACTTTTGCGGGATTTCGAGCGCATTTTGCTCTCTTTCGCGCTGGTGAACGGCAATTTTTACTTCGGCGAAGGCATGTGTATGGCCGTGCAGGGCTGTGCCGACAGGCTGGAAAAAGTACTGCATCATCGAGATCTACTGTTGCACCGGTGAGCGTTTTACCGGGAAAAAAGTTTTCCTTTACAGTAGCGGACAACTTTCGACACGGTGAGACTCGTTATGAAAAAATTCTGTTTGAGGCCATTCTGCCCGCTGTTCTCATGTTGCTTTGCCGCAGGCCGCGTCTGCTGCTGAAGAGGCCATAGGCGTGTATGTCGCTCACCGCGTCACGCTGAACGATCAGCACTTTCGCAGCAACGTGTGCGGCGAGCAGAGCCTTGACTGCGCCTATGCCACGCACGACGTGGGGGTGGGCGGCGGTCTGGCCGTGGGTGCGATTTCAGCCGCAATCTCGACATGCCCTGCCGCTGGAACTCGAATACGTCGTTTATGGTTTCGTGCCCGACAACTTCGACAGAGGCCATGCGTCCGCCATCGAGATGGAAGAATACCTGTAGACAGTGCTGTTCAACGTGTACTGTAATCTCATGACCTCACCTGTTATCAGATTACTCACTATGTGACCGCCGGCGTCGGTATGGGCATTATGAAAAGCAAGTACAGTATTTGTGGCTTCTGGATATGTATTTGGTGTCTGGGGGCTTTATACGGCCTTCAGGCCGTTAATGGAGTGAAAGCGGACAAAACAGACAAGTATTCGCTGAGAGGGTGGACCAGAAGACGGTTATATCTAAAAATTTTTTCGATAAAACGGCGTTGCTTAGCCTCCCGTTCATATCAAAAAGATGTTTTTTTTGAGGGGGGATCACCCAGGCTAGCTGACTGTTGCCGAAAAGCAATAATTATGTGGTAACGACTTCTTCTGATATGCTGTACATATTGCAATGGGGAGTTCTGACGCCGTTGTTACTAGGTTCAGGACTCATTAAATATAAAAGATGACAATGGCAGCGAGACAAATGGCCGAAAAGAACGTGTGTGCACAACGGTCATAACGCATGGCTATTCTGCGCCAATCCTTGAGTCGGCCGAACATGATTTCTATCTTGTGCCGCTGCTTATAAACCTCCTTGTCATAGACCACCGGAGTTTTTCGGCTGTGTCTGCCAGGAATACACGGCGTGATTCCTTTACGGGACAAGGCATGACGAAACCAGTCGGCATCATAGCCTCTATCCGCCAGAAGCTCCCTGGCCTGCGGCAGAGTATCAAGCAGGACAGCAGCGCCTTTGTAGTCGCTCACCTGACCGCCGGACAGATGGAAGGCCAACGGTTGACCGAAGGCATTGCAGACAGCGTGGAGTTTTGAATTCAGGCCGCCTTTTGTGCGTCCGATACATCGGGAAAGGCCCCTTTTTTCAGCAAACTTGCTGCTGTCCTGTGTGCCTTGAGATGTGTGGTATCAATCATCAAGCGTGTTGTGGAGCCGTTTTGTTCAACAAGCTCCGCAAAAATCCTGTTAAAGACACCCAATCGGCTCCAGCGGATAAAACGATTGTAGAGAGTTTTGTATGGTCCATACTCGCGCGGGGCATCTTTCCATTGCAGGCCATGCTTGATGACATAGATAATGCCGCTGACGACACGCCTGTCATCGACTCTCGGAATGCCGTGGGAACGAGGAAAGTAGCGTTTGATACGAGCAATCTGTTCATGAGAAAGATAAAAAAGTTCCTTCATGGCATCCTCCCTATGCCGACAATAAGAACTTTTTACCCTTTTGGCAATTAATGAGTCCTGAGCCTAGGTCGACATGGAAAATATCGGGGACACCAGCTATCAACCGGCCGAGGATAACTTCGGAGAACAGTTGAGCGTCCCATACGCCGAAGGGTAACATGAATGCAGGTTCGGATCGTAATGGACCTTTAGGGCTTAGTCGTTAGAGAACCTTGCAGATGCATAAGAGGAACTACCGCCAATGCTGGTCGGCCCCATTTTGTTTCTTGGTCACAAAGAGACCGGGCCTTTTCTACTGTTTTTTATCCTCCTTGTGATACATGAAAAAAGCACCTATGAAGATATCTTCATAGGTGCTTGAAATATTTGGTGCGCCTAGCAGGATTCGAACCTGCGACCCACTGCTTAGAAGGCAGTTGCTCTATCCAGCTGAGCTATAAGCGCGCTCCTTGTGTTGTAGGTAAGGATTGCCTCGCGGTCAAGCAAAATTTTTGATTACTTCTTGAACCACAGTTCGATGCGCTGGCGGAAGCAGAGACTGAAGAAGCGGATGATGAATCCTGTAAGAAATGCCGTGATGACGGTGCCTTCCCGCAGGCCGGCGATTCGTCCCAGGCAGATCCAGCCGAGCAGGGCGGCGAGCACCACCAGAGATACGTCGTTGATGACCTTGAGATTGCTGAACGGCAGCTTGAGTCGATAGGCAAGCGCCAGCACGAAGCCTTCGCCGGGAATGACCATGGTGTTGCTGGTGATTTCCAGCGTGATGTCGAAGGCCATGATGGTGCAGCCGATGAGGGTCATGACGATGCGCAGCGGCCAGGTTTCAGGAATGAGCGTGTGGGTCAGCCACATGCCGAGGTCGATGAACATGCTGAAAATGAATACGCTGGGCAGCTGAAGAAACTGTCGAGGTCGGAAGGTCCGGCCGAGCAGGGGAATCTGAGCCAGCAGCATGAGCGTGTTAACGCAGAACGTGCCCGTACCTATGGAGAAGCCGAAGATTTCGCCCACGACGTAGGGCACGCTGGAAATGGGAGTCGTGCCCAGCTGCGCGTTGGTGACCATGGCTATGCCGTTGCCCATGAAAAAAAGACTTAGCAGAAAGATTATCCAGCGCTTGCAGCGCTCCTTTGTGTGTGAAGTATTCATCCGTAATGTCGCTGAGAGAATTGTTGAAATAAATTAATATGATATTATTTTATTCAATACTGATTATAAACGCAAGCCGGTTCAAAAAGGAAGCCTGCCGAAAGGCAGGCTGTCTGGCGCGGAAGGCTTGTGCGCGTAAGAACCGAAGGGAAAGCGCTTTGCAGAACGCGCGGCGTGCGGAAGCTGCGCGTTCGTCGATTGTTTGCGCCTCTGGGAAAACTACGTTTGTTTTTGTCAGAAGTTCGGGTTGACCGCGGCTTTTCCGTCGCCGAGCATGGCGTGTACGTACTGCACGGTCCGCTCGTCCACCGGCACGATGGGAAAGCTGTTGCGGCATGAACCGCAGGTCACGGTCATGGGTTGTACGGGGGACACCAGCACCACTTCATTCTGGCAGTACGGGCAGACATAGACAAAGAGCAGCGCCATGCTTTCGGGCTTTACCGGTTCGCTGTAGGTCATACCATTCTCCGTGAACGATTCCAGAAAAGCGGGCCGGACAAGGCGTCTGGCCCGGTATGTCAGACAAGCAGATTGTCGCCGGTCATTTCCGCCGGGACGGGTATGCCCCAGAGCGTGAGCAGCGTGGGCATGATGTCGCCGAGCTTGCCGTTTTTGACGGGATGCGTCTTGCCGTTTTCCACAATAAGAAGCGGCGTCTGATTCAGGGTGTGGGCCGTCTGCGGACGTCCTTCCTCGTCTATCATTTTTTCCACGTTGCCGTGATCGGCCGTGATGCACAGTATGCCGCCGCGGTCCATGACGGCCTTTTCGATGCGGGTCACACAGGCGTCCACGGTTTCGCAGGCTTTGATGGCGGCTTCAAGCACGCCGGTATGGCCCACCATGTCGGGATTGGCGAGATTGCACACCACAAAGTCGTACTTGTCGCTGTTCCAGGCCGCAATGAGCTTGTCGGTGACTTCTTCGGCGCTCATCTGGGGCTTGAGGTCGTAGGTGGCCACGTCGCGGGGAGATTCGACAAGAATGCGGTCTTCGTTTTCAAAGGGGGCTTCGCGTCCGCCGCTGAAAAAGTAGGTGACGTGGGCGTATTTTTCCGTTTCCGCGATGCGCAGCTGATGCAGGCCCATGTCGGCGACGATTTCGCCCATGGTCTTGTCGAGGTTGTGCTTGGAAAACGCCACGGGCGCGGTGAGCGTGGCCTCGTAGGAGGTCATGGAGGCGACGGCCGCCATGTCGGGCATGACGCCGCGGTCGAATCCGGTGAAGTCGGAATCCGTGAGCGCGCGCACCAGTTCGCGGCCGCGGTCGGCGCGGAAGTTGAAGCAGAAGACGCCGTCGCCGTCGCGGATGACGGATTCGGCGGGATCAAGCAGAATGCGGGGCTTGATGAATTCGTCGGTTTCGCCTTCGGCGTAGGCGGCGCGCAGGGCTTCCTGCGCGTTCTCGACGCGCTGACCCTGACCGTGAACCATCATGTTCCAGGCCTGTTCCACGCGTTCCCAGTGCTTGTCGCGATCCATCGCGTAAAAGCGGCCCACCATGTCGGCCAGGCGCGCGCCCGTTTTTTCAAGCTCGGGCTGCAGACGGGTCACATAGTCGATGCCGGAGCAGGGCGGGGTGTCGCGGCCGTCGAGAAAGGCGTGGACAAGCGCGGGCACGCCTTCGCGCTGCGCAAGTTCCAGAAGCGCGAACAGATGATTGATGTGACTGTGGACGCCGCCGTCGGAGAGCAGACCGCAGAAATGAATGCGGCCTCCGCGGGCGCGGACGCGTTCGCACATGTCGAGCAGCACGGGATTGCGGAACAGTTCTCCGCTTTCCACGGCCATGTCGATGCGGGTCATGTCCTGATACACGATGCGGCCGGCGCCGATGTTCAGGTGCCCCACTTCCGAATTGCCGATGAATCCGGAGGGAAGCCCCACCTGACGACCGGAGGCGTCCAGACGGCCCAGGCCGGGCATGGCGAGCAGGCGGTCAAGCGTGGGGGTATGAGCAAGGCTGGCGGCGTTTCCCGGTCCGGCGGGAGCCAGACCGTAGCCGTCGAGGATGAGAAAAAGGGTAGGTTTCACTACGGGCATCAATTGTTCTCCTTTCCTTCCGCTGCTGTGGCGGGCAGCGCTTCGGCGCCGGACCAGAGGGCCTCAAGATGGTATAGTTCCCTGACCGGCTCCTGAAAAATGTGGACGATGATGTCGTTGAGGTCCACGAGAACCCACTGTCCTTCCTGATAGCCTTCGGTGCGCAGGATCTCGAATTTCTCCTTCTTGCACATTTCCGAAAGACCGTCGGCAAGACTGCGCGCGTGACGCGCGGAGGAGGCCGAGGCTATGATGACGATGTCGGCCAGCGGGTTGCCTTCAGGAAGCCGGAATACGGACAGATCGCGTGCCTTGTGTTCGGCCAGCCACTGCTGAATGACGGGGGCCTTTTCGGAGGCGGGAAGCGTGGAATATTTTTTTTCTTTGGTCATGGTAGCCCTCAATATGCTCGGTATAATCTATAGGAATGGGGCGTAAGCATACATCAATCGCCGTTGGAGCGCAAATGTGCCCGGGGGCTCTTCCCTTTTGGGGCTGGGCCCGGTATGCACACGGCAGAAGGAGCGAGTTATGGTTGATTTTCATATCGTGATTGCCCGGGGCGTTCCCGGAGCGGGACTGGACGCCGCATCGGCCCTGCGGTACGCCGCGCTGGCGGGTCTGCGCTTCGTGGGACTGGTCATGCCGAGCGGCGGCGACAATTTTTCCGAGCTGGAGACGCTGGCGGCACAGGTGCGTCGGCTCAGTCTTTACGCCAATGTGGAGGCACGGACGGGCGTGGAACTTCGTCACGTGCCCCCGGCGCTTCTTCCGACCGTGACGGCGGAGGCGAGAAAGGCTGGTGCGGAAATCGTGCTTGCCTACGGCGAGACGCTCGGCGACCAGGTGGAGGAGGGCTCCAACATGGCGGCCGTGGAGGCGGGAGTGGATAT includes the following:
- a CDS encoding capsular biosynthesis protein — its product is MASYLFLQGPHGPFFRLLGQELRKRGHEVTRVNLCGGDVLDWPRGALTYHGRTSDWSSWVHRLMECRSVTDLLVFGDWRPHHREAVHIARLHGIRIWAFDEGYLRPHWITMEPGGVNGNSSLPHTAEEVRAQAKLCPAPLRPVPSLNPIGRRQLQAVLYAGASILSTPFFPFYRTHRPYGHLKELFSGWIPHFFTRRHRMKLSEKALSHLNDAPFFLFPLQLDSDSQVRRYSPFSGMKEAIAWVMTSFARDAPKETHLVIRNHPLDSGLIRYDRFIRSFSEACGIEKRVIFVESGNGMDMIRKSRAVVLLNSTMGMQALEQGKAVYCVGKSIYAIPGLAQSVEDMPLARFWKEFRAPDMGLLRDFERILLSFALVNGNFYFGEGMCMAVQGCADRLEKVLHHRDLLLHR
- a CDS encoding IS5 family transposase (programmed frameshift), which codes for MKELFYLSHEQIARIKRYFPRSHGIPRVDDRRVVSGIIYVIKHGLQWKDAPREYGPYKTLYNRFIRWSRLGVFNRIFAELVEQNGSTTRLMIDTTHLKAHRTAASLLKKGAFSRCIGRTKGGLNSKLHAVCNAFGQPLAFHLSGGQVSDYKGAAVLLDTLPQARELLADRGYDADWFRHALSRKGITPCIPGRHSRKTPVVYDKEVYKQRHKIEIMFGRLKDWRRIAMRYDRCAHTFFSAICLAAIVIFYI
- a CDS encoding DUF6198 family protein → MNTSHTKERCKRWIIFLLSLFFMGNGIAMVTNAQLGTTPISSVPYVVGEIFGFSIGTGTFCVNTLMLLAQIPLLGRTFRPRQFLQLPSVFIFSMFIDLGMWLTHTLIPETWPLRIVMTLIGCTIMAFDITLEITSNTMVIPGEGFVLALAYRLKLPFSNLKVINDVSLVVLAALLGWICLGRIAGLREGTVITAFLTGFIIRFFSLCFRQRIELWFKK
- the gpmI gene encoding 2,3-bisphosphoglycerate-independent phosphoglycerate mutase; the encoded protein is MPVVKPTLFLILDGYGLAPAGPGNAASLAHTPTLDRLLAMPGLGRLDASGRQVGLPSGFIGNSEVGHLNIGAGRIVYQDMTRIDMAVESGELFRNPVLLDMCERVRARGGRIHFCGLLSDGGVHSHINHLFALLELAQREGVPALVHAFLDGRDTPPCSGIDYVTRLQPELEKTGARLADMVGRFYAMDRDKHWERVEQAWNMMVHGQGQRVENAQEALRAAYAEGETDEFIKPRILLDPAESVIRDGDGVFCFNFRADRGRELVRALTDSDFTGFDRGVMPDMAAVASMTSYEATLTAPVAFSKHNLDKTMGEIVADMGLHQLRIAETEKYAHVTYFFSGGREAPFENEDRILVESPRDVATYDLKPQMSAEEVTDKLIAAWNSDKYDFVVCNLANPDMVGHTGVLEAAIKACETVDACVTRIEKAVMDRGGILCITADHGNVEKMIDEEGRPQTAHTLNQTPLLIVENGKTHPVKNGKLGDIMPTLLTLWGIPVPAEMTGDNLLV
- the rsfS gene encoding ribosome silencing factor — translated: MTKEKKYSTLPASEKAPVIQQWLAEHKARDLSVFRLPEGNPLADIVIIASASSARHARSLADGLSEMCKKEKFEILRTEGYQEGQWVLVDLNDIIVHIFQEPVRELYHLEALWSGAEALPATAAEGKENN
- a CDS encoding histidinol phosphate phosphatase domain-containing protein, which translates into the protein MVDFHIVIARGVPGAGLDAASALRYAALAGLRFVGLVMPSGGDNFSELETLAAQVRRLSLYANVEARTGVELRHVPPALLPTVTAEARKAGAEIVLAYGETLGDQVEEGSNMAAVEAGVDILTHPGLIDAETAAFAAERGVALEFTSSPKHALTNAHTAGMALRFGCPLVRGSGAVCAVEMTPRSFWPQIIKGADVFGQQDGKSNLLKLLENSECTLVRKCMTIKHR